The stretch of DNA ACGTGATGATGAAGTATGCACTTGGTCAAAAAATATAAAACAATTTTTTCAAAATGTTGATGACAGAGAAACCCAGAGATATTTTGGAGATATCGCTAATTACGTTCAAAAAGAATATATTCCAAGGCATAAAAATAGTTTACCGCACATACAAAGCTTCCTATCTGTAGCAGACCCTTGGATTATAGCGAAAGCAAAAGCGACAGATTCTATTGTTGTAACTCATGAAGTTAGAGATAAAAACAATGGATGTAAGCCTAAAATTCCTGACATCTGCGACTATTTTAATGTTAAAACCATTAGAACAAATGAGTTGCTTAG from Limnobaculum xujianqingii encodes:
- a CDS encoding DUF4411 family protein, with the translated sequence MSYLIDANIFIQAQSDYYCFDLCPGFWDFMGSKFVDGQLISIRNVFDELQKRDDEVCTWSKNIKQFFQNVDDRETQRYFGDIANYVQKEYIPRHKNSLPHIQSFLSVADPWIIAKAKATDSIVVTHEVRDKNNGCKPKIPDICDYFNVKTIRTNELLRNFQVQFILSQQ